From a region of the Clostridia bacterium genome:
- a CDS encoding helix-turn-helix transcriptional regulator yields MLDYRDALREELKDPHFKAAWDEFDLEYQVAGLLVKLRAEAGLSQEELARRIGTTQSAIARMESGKVVPRLESLAKIAQACGKRLELSFR; encoded by the coding sequence GTGCTCGACTACCGAGACGCCCTCCGGGAAGAGCTCAAAGACCCGCATTTTAAGGCGGCCTGGGACGAATTCGACCTGGAATACCAGGTGGCCGGCCTCTTGGTGAAGCTCCGCGCCGAAGCGGGGTTGTCCCAGGAAGAGTTGGCCCGTAGGATTGGGACCACGCAATCAGCCATCGCCCGGATGGAAAGCGGCAAGGTGGTACCCCGTCTGGAGAGCCTGGCTAAAATCGCCCAGGCCTGCGGCAAACGGTTAGAGCTAAGCTTTCGTTGA
- a CDS encoding helix-turn-helix transcriptional regulator, which produces MTQEELAKRAGVPQSVIARLESGRHLPSLRSVQKIARKLGLHVRLDLVPNAATKAAADTL; this is translated from the coding sequence CTGACGCAGGAAGAACTCGCCAAAAGGGCGGGTGTCCCGCAGTCGGTCATAGCCAGGCTGGAGAGCGGGAGGCACCTGCCGTCTCTGCGGTCCGTCCAGAAGATAGCTAGAAAGCTCGGGTTGCACGTTAGGCTCGACCTGGTGCCCAATGCGGCGACCAAGGCGGCTGCCGATACCCTCTAG
- a CDS encoding AAA family ATPase gives MVEDLRRLLLKELRAALDRDTKEAIVRRTLESRKDIGRTRREALEAVVRTLGIPGFRSPENAPIPLVAKELTKVVDHSDVVLGILIDAWVDAVPDLAGMAAVMVADRLGAIRELAESVTEQPELGDTVGAAAGRLVDESRCAPGEARAIVCALLLRSLESEAGGEAERQAAHCASAQDVAAGSGANASLWDEFLERLRALPAEAREWESLSDFLDVVQRLAAEKALEREARSNFETAVKRLQEECGDALRYFGMNKVAEWAWEKVPTGKRSELTREVDRLRDALLQHSKLRMLPAATLVEERERREQLSALEQQVEEMFRRIKETLGSAPQGVSVSPEEAGESEGTLSESECKTDETNTEQEEGLSVSDDAHGERHPGVSPEVEVQTDYGGAPLAETNMVATVSAQEVVAFPTEVEIGISLPQTVVPSVPESTGWEELFLQLIRVDDLSGAYWLCRSLEARGHLPPVPSWLVEVVQAARWLEIDNPSFVGDLSRIARHHQPGSSDIEEVLALAAALRPAVIAPATGMLAWLRTPGCCSELNSLVEAVRDFAHLGKSVRRVDLQGVAGAEQYEQQIKAVVEAATRWLEEAPRRRAKTARATNVWMRMVGKDSELRAILQWVASDARGQLAQARDLVSKWMDRKFLEEGMAEIDREIIGRRVSPIVGDARDQVIRNAREACELAMRWCEMVGRQDESDTKKQEWLKHRVAALRNGVQASLPIIQTLVSKTASGDGSQQVATAILCLARSCGQLCSDLGLAGPPSIACSAAEWSWLTVGVDELEGAMARRLLLLPEIDFDADGKPTLESMIADVLPESIGRNTSLSRTIERWLEKKDYRFIGTLLPAVQDEEERATLTQHYEEELNGARAALEEALLRTRDEIEQAVVDGILSAEERTALSARLQNVDPATALNFPLEHARLEGIRASVLEARRARLEELGKEWADLEKRLATYPGDPNEKARTIEAVRGALERGDTRVLEEFIAQLTQIMDSGLSITESLSESREDRDVLERFLEAFPRLTELLEEQGLSALSEAVRHGRSWAGLPLAKLPRNVREETLAAIEGWRKLKQGTPRSANNQLHIASILRYLGFNIGARAADTVTVQDTDEHMLYARVAMSAGGRSPVPQFGSQQQGEYDVVCVWERPSVDILTGWMRDRRLQNKNNIIIYLGRMSLRHRRLMRQVAGDRGLAMIVLDEVLFAFLAGEWRERLPSFFRCALPFAVVNPYTPFRAGDVPPEMFFGRREMARELQLAEGSCIVYGGRQLGKSALLRHVQREFHQPERDQFAWVEDIKLVGSPTSDQQPEMIWVKLRDIFKALGLISSRTTTTKPEAIAAHMRETLLASPRRRVLVLLDEADNFLDADAANNFKVVDELRILMGSVQRQLKIVLAGLHNVQRFQGRGNQPLAHFGSPLCVGPLEPRAAQQLIEEPLAALGYRFADSSAVLSILSYTNYHPGLIQLFCYELLNRLNTRSLEGPPYPITRGDVEAIYRNIEVRKRIAERFDWTLALDRRYQAIAWSVILDQQGKRDGFSQTYTPLELLNLARQWWPQGFEGTDIDQLRGLLDEMCGLGVLVRDSQGHYRLRSPNLVRLIEDVETNLLSLSYKEPDVKRFDADSYHAPLNEEGQYSPLTHAQETSLNQPRFGVGIVFGSDALGLAGLNEAFTRFVPEELIASSRAALIGMPAGIVSGDQMEAWLEECLGANDKCERLVVWLRVAGADLAGVVGAALRFTQQYGKRQRQWMRILFILDPEHTWRWLGLPKSDRLFLENQVDVATYLRRWNLRSVSQRLAQRDKIHSEEVCQEVLQATGGWPYLLDELFRRCGLHDDPRPYASELRQELATSGSPLSLGFWKALGLDAHRNVLRMLEFILKEREIPVDLAEPWHLAELIGPADAQLATEEVEATLLYLRYMGTIETTRDGSLRVEPVIAGMLRQS, from the coding sequence GTGGTAGAGGATTTGCGCCGGCTTTTGCTGAAGGAGCTTCGTGCGGCCCTTGACAGAGATACCAAGGAAGCGATCGTTAGACGGACCCTGGAGTCTCGTAAGGATATTGGACGGACGAGGCGTGAGGCCCTTGAAGCGGTGGTTCGTACGTTAGGCATTCCTGGATTTAGAAGCCCAGAAAATGCACCAATACCGCTTGTGGCAAAAGAGCTCACAAAGGTTGTAGACCATAGTGACGTTGTACTTGGAATCCTGATCGACGCCTGGGTGGATGCCGTGCCGGATCTGGCCGGTATGGCAGCAGTCATGGTTGCAGATAGGTTAGGAGCCATAAGAGAACTTGCGGAGAGTGTGACTGAGCAACCAGAATTGGGGGACACCGTTGGAGCGGCTGCCGGACGCCTTGTAGATGAATCTCGGTGCGCTCCCGGCGAGGCTCGTGCAATTGTTTGCGCTCTTCTTTTGCGCTCACTTGAGAGTGAAGCAGGGGGCGAAGCGGAGCGACAGGCGGCACATTGTGCGAGTGCCCAGGATGTGGCTGCGGGTTCCGGGGCAAATGCATCTCTTTGGGATGAGTTTCTCGAGAGGCTGAGGGCTCTGCCTGCGGAGGCACGGGAATGGGAGAGCCTTTCCGATTTCCTAGACGTTGTTCAGAGGTTGGCTGCGGAAAAGGCATTAGAAAGAGAGGCTCGCAGCAACTTCGAGACTGCAGTGAAGCGCCTTCAGGAAGAGTGCGGTGACGCTTTGCGTTACTTTGGTATGAACAAGGTGGCCGAATGGGCCTGGGAGAAAGTACCGACTGGAAAGCGGAGCGAACTGACCCGGGAAGTGGATAGGCTACGCGATGCCTTACTGCAGCACTCCAAGTTGCGGATGCTTCCAGCTGCTACTTTGGTCGAGGAGCGAGAGCGGCGGGAGCAACTCTCAGCATTGGAACAGCAGGTCGAAGAGATGTTTAGACGCATTAAAGAGACACTGGGTTCTGCACCGCAGGGTGTTTCCGTGTCTCCAGAAGAAGCGGGCGAAAGTGAAGGCACGCTTTCGGAGTCTGAGTGTAAGACGGATGAAACCAACACTGAGCAAGAGGAAGGCTTATCTGTCTCAGACGACGCGCATGGAGAACGGCACCCTGGGGTGAGCCCTGAAGTGGAGGTACAAACCGATTACGGGGGTGCCCCGCTGGCGGAAACCAACATGGTTGCCACGGTGTCTGCCCAGGAGGTTGTGGCCTTTCCTACTGAGGTTGAAATTGGAATCTCCCTTCCCCAGACAGTAGTACCAAGTGTGCCCGAGAGCACTGGTTGGGAGGAACTATTCCTGCAGTTGATTCGAGTTGATGATTTGTCGGGTGCTTACTGGCTGTGTCGCTCGCTAGAGGCCAGAGGTCATCTGCCTCCTGTACCGTCGTGGCTGGTGGAGGTAGTCCAGGCGGCGCGCTGGCTTGAAATAGACAATCCATCTTTTGTCGGGGACCTATCGCGGATAGCCCGCCACCACCAGCCGGGCAGTAGCGATATTGAGGAAGTGCTGGCCTTGGCGGCTGCGCTACGTCCCGCAGTGATTGCACCTGCGACTGGGATGTTAGCGTGGCTCAGAACACCCGGTTGTTGCTCGGAGCTGAACAGTTTAGTAGAGGCCGTAAGGGACTTTGCGCACCTTGGGAAGTCCGTTCGACGCGTTGATCTACAGGGCGTGGCGGGGGCGGAGCAATACGAGCAGCAGATTAAAGCAGTAGTGGAGGCGGCGACAAGGTGGCTTGAGGAGGCGCCGCGCCGTCGGGCCAAGACTGCTCGGGCCACGAATGTGTGGATGAGAATGGTGGGTAAGGATAGTGAGCTACGGGCGATTTTGCAGTGGGTCGCGAGCGATGCCAGAGGCCAATTGGCACAGGCACGTGATCTTGTCAGCAAATGGATGGACCGAAAATTTCTCGAAGAAGGTATGGCGGAAATAGATCGCGAGATTATCGGAAGAAGGGTGTCTCCTATTGTTGGAGACGCACGGGATCAGGTTATCCGTAATGCCCGTGAGGCCTGCGAACTGGCCATGCGCTGGTGTGAAATGGTAGGAAGACAGGACGAAAGTGACACGAAAAAGCAAGAGTGGCTTAAACACCGAGTAGCCGCGCTACGTAACGGCGTCCAGGCTTCCCTTCCGATCATACAGACGTTGGTGTCGAAAACCGCTAGTGGGGACGGTTCCCAGCAGGTTGCCACGGCCATACTTTGCCTTGCGCGCTCTTGCGGCCAGCTCTGTTCCGACTTAGGTCTTGCAGGGCCACCTAGTATCGCGTGCAGCGCTGCGGAATGGAGTTGGCTAACCGTTGGCGTAGACGAATTGGAGGGGGCAATGGCGAGGCGGCTCTTGCTATTGCCCGAGATCGATTTTGATGCTGATGGCAAGCCAACACTTGAGAGTATGATTGCAGACGTTCTTCCAGAGTCGATCGGACGCAACACGAGCCTATCAAGGACCATTGAACGGTGGTTGGAGAAGAAGGATTATCGGTTCATTGGGACTCTCTTGCCTGCCGTCCAGGATGAAGAAGAACGGGCGACGCTTACCCAACACTATGAAGAGGAACTAAACGGAGCCCGGGCCGCTCTTGAAGAGGCACTCTTGAGAACCAGGGATGAGATAGAGCAGGCCGTGGTCGACGGAATTCTCTCTGCAGAGGAACGTACAGCGCTTTCTGCCCGCCTTCAGAATGTTGACCCCGCAACTGCCTTGAATTTCCCCCTTGAGCACGCACGACTGGAGGGAATTCGGGCTTCGGTACTCGAGGCACGCCGGGCTCGGCTGGAGGAACTAGGGAAAGAGTGGGCCGATCTAGAGAAGCGCCTTGCCACCTACCCTGGTGACCCAAACGAAAAGGCCAGAACTATCGAGGCAGTCCGGGGAGCTCTGGAGCGAGGGGATACACGCGTACTGGAGGAGTTCATTGCCCAACTCACGCAAATAATGGATTCAGGCCTGTCAATCACCGAAAGCCTCTCCGAGTCGCGCGAAGATCGTGACGTATTGGAACGCTTCCTTGAGGCATTTCCGCGTCTGACGGAACTCCTGGAAGAGCAGGGACTCTCTGCCCTTTCGGAGGCGGTCAGACACGGCAGGTCGTGGGCAGGACTCCCGCTCGCCAAGCTACCACGAAATGTGCGGGAAGAGACCCTTGCGGCCATAGAAGGGTGGCGAAAGCTCAAGCAGGGGACGCCCAGATCGGCGAATAATCAGCTTCACATTGCTTCTATTCTCCGCTACCTGGGGTTTAACATTGGTGCGCGTGCTGCGGATACGGTCACCGTTCAAGACACGGATGAACATATGCTGTACGCTCGGGTCGCGATGTCGGCGGGCGGTCGCTCGCCTGTGCCCCAGTTCGGGTCCCAGCAGCAGGGCGAGTACGATGTGGTGTGCGTCTGGGAGCGCCCCAGCGTTGATATTCTCACCGGGTGGATGCGCGATCGGCGTCTGCAGAACAAGAACAACATAATCATCTACTTGGGTCGAATGAGCCTGCGGCACCGAAGGCTTATGCGTCAGGTGGCCGGTGACCGGGGCCTTGCAATGATTGTGCTCGACGAGGTGCTTTTCGCTTTCCTGGCCGGGGAATGGCGAGAACGCTTGCCTTCGTTCTTCCGCTGTGCCCTCCCGTTTGCGGTGGTAAATCCGTACACGCCTTTCAGAGCTGGCGATGTGCCGCCGGAAATGTTCTTCGGGCGCAGGGAAATGGCTAGAGAGCTTCAGCTCGCCGAAGGCAGTTGCATTGTGTATGGGGGAAGGCAACTCGGAAAGTCGGCGCTTCTCCGACATGTTCAGCGTGAGTTCCACCAGCCGGAACGCGATCAGTTTGCCTGGGTAGAAGACATAAAGCTCGTCGGCTCGCCCACAAGTGATCAGCAGCCCGAGATGATCTGGGTGAAGCTGCGTGATATCTTCAAAGCACTGGGCCTTATTTCTTCGCGGACTACCACTACCAAGCCCGAGGCGATTGCGGCGCATATGCGGGAGACATTGCTGGCCAGCCCCCGGCGTCGCGTGCTTGTACTTCTCGACGAGGCTGACAACTTTCTGGACGCTGACGCTGCGAACAATTTCAAGGTTGTTGACGAACTGCGTATCTTGATGGGTAGCGTTCAGCGTCAACTCAAGATAGTGTTGGCTGGTCTGCACAATGTGCAGCGGTTCCAGGGACGCGGGAACCAACCACTGGCCCATTTTGGCTCGCCCTTGTGCGTAGGCCCCTTGGAGCCGCGCGCGGCGCAACAGCTTATTGAAGAGCCGTTAGCTGCTCTTGGATACCGATTTGCCGATAGCTCCGCCGTGCTAAGCATACTTTCATACACCAACTATCATCCCGGCCTTATCCAGCTCTTCTGCTACGAACTGCTTAACCGGCTCAACACCCGCTCCCTCGAGGGGCCTCCTTACCCCATTACGCGGGGAGATGTTGAGGCTATTTACCGGAATATCGAGGTGCGGAAACGTATCGCCGAGAGATTCGATTGGACCCTTGCCCTTGACCGCCGCTACCAGGCGATAGCTTGGTCGGTGATACTCGACCAGCAGGGAAAGAGGGACGGCTTCTCGCAGACGTACACGCCGCTGGAGCTGCTAAACCTGGCGCGGCAGTGGTGGCCCCAGGGGTTCGAGGGGACGGATATCGACCAATTGAGGGGCTTGCTGGACGAAATGTGTGGGCTCGGAGTGCTGGTCCGGGATAGCCAGGGGCATTACCGGTTACGCAGTCCTAATCTCGTTCGGCTTATAGAGGATGTTGAAACCAACCTGCTAAGTCTTTCCTACAAGGAGCCGGATGTAAAGAGGTTCGATGCCGACAGTTATCATGCCCCATTGAATGAGGAGGGACAATACAGCCCTCTCACTCACGCGCAGGAGACTAGCCTCAATCAGCCGCGTTTTGGTGTCGGCATCGTCTTCGGATCTGATGCGCTTGGCCTGGCAGGACTTAATGAGGCTTTCACGCGGTTTGTACCTGAGGAGCTTATCGCCAGCTCTAGAGCGGCTTTGATAGGGATGCCGGCCGGTATTGTTAGCGGGGATCAAATGGAAGCGTGGTTGGAGGAGTGTCTTGGGGCTAACGACAAATGCGAACGCCTGGTAGTGTGGCTACGAGTGGCGGGAGCCGATCTCGCCGGCGTCGTGGGCGCCGCACTCCGGTTCACGCAGCAGTACGGGAAGCGGCAACGTCAGTGGATGCGCATCTTGTTCATTCTGGACCCGGAGCACACTTGGAGGTGGCTAGGCCTTCCCAAGAGCGATAGGCTGTTTCTGGAAAATCAAGTGGATGTGGCGACCTACCTTAGGCGCTGGAATCTGCGCTCTGTCAGTCAACGGCTGGCGCAACGGGATAAGATCCATTCTGAGGAAGTCTGTCAGGAGGTGCTTCAAGCTACGGGAGGCTGGCCATATCTCCTGGATGAACTATTTAGGCGCTGTGGCCTCCATGACGACCCGCGCCCGTATGCGTCTGAACTCAGGCAGGAGCTGGCAACTAGTGGTTCTCCCCTCTCTCTGGGCTTTTGGAAAGCCTTGGGCCTTGATGCCCACCGTAACGTTCTTCGGATGCTAGAATTCATCTTGAAAGAGAGGGAGATCCCCGTCGACCTTGCAGAGCCGTGGCACCTTGCCGAGTTGATCGGTCCCGCAGATGCCCAACTTGCCACCGAGGAAGTTGAAGCAACCTTGCTCTATCTAAGGTACATGGGGACCATCGAAACTACCAGAGACGGTTCGCTGCGGGTCGAGCCAGTTATCGCGGGGATGCTCCGGCAGTCATGA
- the cas7u gene encoding type I-U CRISPR-associated RAMP protein Csb1/Cas7u yields MDFERLSAQPRLLVEAELKPLQGNRFQPTGFPELGPATYTLPDGTEMLLVESSQSMANRLEAVCWDEGAQDLVEPLRGLPYVRVWYGGRVLTNSLLEAHRLNSPYILESQDQDFLERLRAELQVREEGPVDLHTLARVIWKYDPNSLLHGVFLAKRTLAGGRLRLPRLLSAFIEARDVRPVESGGVKHDRVNPSANPNLGFGNVPYARTEYVAASITAYFNLDLATLRGYRLGEVAERLLIVLALWKTRRFLEVGLRLRTACDLRCEGVRVAMPEGFSLPLTADLEDLLRALLERAEGFAEPRVTEVEFVPPSNWLRRAVQEGEEELEPEDDEQEE; encoded by the coding sequence ATGGATTTTGAGAGACTGTCTGCCCAGCCGCGTCTTTTGGTGGAGGCGGAGCTCAAGCCCTTGCAGGGCAACCGCTTCCAGCCCACCGGTTTCCCGGAGCTGGGTCCCGCCACCTATACCCTGCCCGACGGAACCGAGATGCTCCTGGTGGAGTCGTCGCAGTCTATGGCGAACCGTCTGGAGGCGGTATGCTGGGACGAGGGGGCGCAGGACCTGGTCGAACCGCTGCGGGGCTTGCCTTACGTGAGGGTGTGGTACGGTGGCCGGGTGCTCACCAACTCCCTCCTGGAAGCCCACCGCCTTAACTCTCCCTATATCCTGGAGAGCCAGGACCAGGACTTTTTGGAGAGGCTCCGCGCCGAGCTGCAGGTTCGGGAGGAGGGGCCGGTGGATCTCCACACCCTGGCCCGGGTCATCTGGAAGTACGACCCCAACTCCCTTCTCCACGGGGTGTTTCTGGCCAAGAGGACGTTGGCCGGAGGGCGTCTGCGCCTGCCCCGGCTGCTCTCGGCCTTCATCGAGGCCCGGGACGTGCGGCCGGTGGAGAGCGGCGGGGTCAAGCACGACCGCGTGAACCCTTCGGCCAACCCGAATCTGGGTTTCGGTAACGTGCCTTACGCCCGTACCGAATACGTGGCTGCGTCCATCACCGCCTATTTCAACCTCGACCTGGCCACCCTGCGGGGCTACCGCCTGGGAGAGGTGGCGGAGAGGCTGCTTATTGTCCTGGCCCTCTGGAAGACCCGCCGCTTCCTGGAGGTAGGGCTGCGCCTGCGTACGGCCTGCGACCTCCGCTGCGAGGGCGTGCGGGTGGCAATGCCTGAAGGGTTTTCCCTTCCCTTGACGGCTGATTTGGAAGACTTGCTGCGGGCGCTTCTGGAACGGGCCGAGGGCTTTGCCGAACCGCGCGTCACGGAGGTGGAGTTCGTCCCGCCCTCCAACTGGCTGAGGCGTGCCGTCCAGGAGGGTGAGGAGGAGCTAGAGCCGGAGGACGACGAGCAGGAGGAATGA
- the csb2 gene encoding type I-U CRISPR-associated protein Csb2, which yields MIAIAFRFLAGRYHATSWGRHVNEGLPEWPPSPWRVLRALVASWKRTRPELPAEDVADLVGRLAEAPLMWLPPASVGHSRHYMPWFKKGPGDRTLVFDTFVALSREAEVRLVWPEAAVEGDLQRLLAELLSGITYLGRAESWCQVRLDRFPPEPNCFPVQPGTAAPAEGDLVRMLVAQSADPRALLEALMVETSLLRSRDQRFDPPCSRWLDYVRPRQALVVAPATAPARLGRQPREAPVAARYALDRRPLPPVQQALTLGERARQAVMARFGRMYPGEMSPLLSGRDEDGPLQGHRHAFYLPADEDGDGRLDHLTVYVPGGLGPRERAALGSLREIYWGAAAREEQRLKLLLLGFLSAPELKEEVPLFRPSRYFVSHTPYVLTRYPKRYRNGRPKLNEFGEQIDGPEDQVRREWEERRRLNPELPRLVSVRRRARLELGSGLAIRWLSFRRRRAHGGGATSGLVYGLALEFEEPVSGPLALGYGCHYGLGQFVPAYRGSCVAV from the coding sequence ATGATCGCCATAGCCTTTCGTTTCCTGGCCGGACGTTACCATGCCACCTCTTGGGGCAGGCACGTAAACGAAGGCCTGCCCGAGTGGCCGCCTTCGCCCTGGCGTGTACTGCGCGCCCTGGTGGCCAGCTGGAAGCGGACGCGGCCCGAACTACCGGCAGAGGACGTAGCTGACCTCGTGGGAAGGCTGGCAGAAGCCCCTCTGATGTGGCTTCCCCCCGCGAGCGTGGGCCACTCGCGCCACTACATGCCCTGGTTCAAGAAAGGCCCCGGGGATCGCACGCTGGTATTCGACACGTTCGTGGCGCTTTCCAGAGAGGCAGAGGTGAGGCTGGTGTGGCCCGAGGCGGCTGTTGAGGGGGACCTGCAGAGACTGCTGGCCGAATTGCTTTCGGGGATAACCTACCTGGGGCGGGCAGAGTCGTGGTGCCAGGTCCGACTTGATCGCTTTCCCCCGGAGCCGAACTGCTTCCCGGTGCAGCCGGGGACGGCCGCGCCGGCAGAGGGCGACCTGGTGCGCATGCTCGTCGCCCAGTCCGCAGACCCAAGGGCTCTTCTTGAGGCCCTTATGGTGGAGACTTCCCTGCTGCGCTCGCGCGATCAGCGGTTCGACCCTCCCTGTAGCCGCTGGCTGGACTACGTGCGGCCCCGGCAGGCCTTGGTGGTGGCTCCTGCAACGGCGCCGGCGCGACTGGGTAGGCAACCTCGGGAGGCACCGGTTGCCGCCCGTTACGCCCTGGACCGCCGGCCGTTGCCACCCGTTCAGCAGGCCCTGACCCTCGGCGAGAGGGCGCGTCAGGCGGTAATGGCGCGCTTCGGCCGGATGTATCCGGGGGAAATGTCACCCCTTCTTTCGGGCCGGGATGAGGACGGCCCGCTTCAAGGGCACCGGCATGCCTTCTACCTGCCTGCTGACGAAGACGGCGACGGCCGCCTCGACCACCTTACCGTATACGTTCCGGGTGGTCTGGGCCCCCGGGAACGCGCGGCGCTGGGAAGCCTGCGGGAGATTTACTGGGGCGCGGCGGCTAGGGAAGAGCAGAGATTGAAGTTGCTCCTGCTCGGCTTTCTGTCGGCGCCGGAGCTAAAAGAAGAAGTCCCCCTTTTCCGGCCTAGCCGGTACTTTGTCTCGCATACGCCTTATGTGTTGACTCGTTACCCGAAGCGGTACCGCAACGGGCGTCCCAAGCTGAATGAATTTGGAGAGCAGATAGACGGGCCGGAAGATCAGGTTCGGAGGGAATGGGAAGAGCGCCGCCGCCTGAACCCCGAACTGCCGCGGCTGGTGTCCGTGCGTCGGAGGGCCCGTTTGGAACTGGGTTCAGGGTTGGCGATCCGGTGGTTGAGCTTTAGGAGGCGCCGGGCTCACGGGGGCGGGGCCACGTCCGGACTAGTCTACGGGCTGGCTCTAGAATTCGAGGAACCCGTGTCCGGGCCTCTGGCTTTGGGATACGGTTGCCACTACGGGCTGGGGCAGTTCGTGCCCGCATACCGGGGTTCATGTGTGGCCGTCTAG
- the csx17 gene encoding type I-U CRISPR-associated protein Csx17 gives MRGALLLAGCTPEPILAYLKALGVFRLVAEQKDPEARGAWSGGYFCLHTWLDVEELVRFFLDEYRPTPVLAPWNGGSGFWGHRTAAAALDAVRNSTHPRLDAYRKSILRAEAVLAAMGLSRRPPARLKPELLRRMRSALPDEAVPWIDAVCALTEDRMTFAPLLGTGGNDGNLEFSSNFMQRLADVVPFAAGGWPPSRRGRAVENPRERSRRWLEASLFAAGNPPLVRAAIGQFHPGGVGGPNATQGFEGDSVVNPWDYVLMVEGALLMAGSVARRLGSESRRKAAFPFTVRSSAAGWPTLASGEAEGSRGYELWLPLWERPALLAEVAHLMAEGRAQVGARPAATGADFARAVVGLGVDRGLAGFWRFAFVRRSGKAYIAAPLGYLSASPRTNVHLLEEVDPWLERLRWLSRRRGAPESLRQAERAVDEAVFRFCRDGHPRSLQGVLAALAGAQRAVAQNPGARERIPPLQGLGRRWLEACADGSTEFRLARALASLRASWRGQELAVGPLRMYLEPVRVDKRTGRFEWHVDSPSLVWAAGNTVSGMAAVLARRLLEARRAGIGGAAALEAACDAPLSDVQRFLAGEVSDRRLETLVRAFLLLDWTSGGVWPAQAGGEPEREVPPEISRLYALVKLLFHPARPHKRLAEDDGWPLLAEPDLALLARLRAGDAGAAVRIAARRLRARGHTLVGTAGSRRPGRVPLPVCPPSLATRVAAALLIPVSDRALRGLAELVLRTPEDRSRLRSPGISV, from the coding sequence GTGCGCGGTGCCCTTTTGCTGGCCGGCTGCACGCCGGAACCCATCCTCGCCTATCTGAAAGCCCTAGGCGTGTTTCGGCTGGTGGCCGAACAGAAAGACCCTGAGGCGCGGGGTGCCTGGTCAGGGGGCTACTTCTGCCTGCACACTTGGCTCGACGTAGAAGAACTGGTGCGGTTCTTCCTCGACGAGTACCGGCCCACGCCGGTTTTGGCGCCGTGGAACGGCGGGTCGGGCTTCTGGGGGCACCGGACTGCCGCTGCCGCACTGGATGCGGTCCGCAACTCCACGCATCCCCGTCTGGACGCCTACCGGAAGAGCATCCTGCGGGCGGAGGCGGTGCTGGCGGCTATGGGCCTGAGCCGCCGGCCGCCCGCCAGGCTGAAGCCCGAACTGCTGCGGAGAATGCGCTCCGCCCTTCCCGACGAGGCCGTCCCGTGGATCGACGCCGTCTGCGCCCTCACCGAGGACCGCATGACCTTCGCTCCTCTCCTGGGCACCGGGGGCAACGACGGTAACCTCGAGTTCTCCAGCAACTTCATGCAGAGACTGGCCGACGTTGTCCCCTTTGCGGCCGGGGGGTGGCCCCCTTCCCGGCGCGGGCGCGCGGTGGAAAACCCGCGGGAGCGGAGCCGGCGCTGGCTCGAGGCTTCTCTTTTCGCGGCCGGGAACCCGCCGCTGGTGCGCGCTGCTATAGGGCAGTTTCACCCCGGAGGGGTAGGGGGGCCAAACGCCACGCAAGGTTTTGAGGGCGACTCGGTGGTAAACCCCTGGGACTACGTGCTCATGGTCGAGGGCGCCTTGCTCATGGCGGGCTCGGTGGCCAGGCGTCTGGGTTCGGAAAGCCGGCGCAAGGCCGCATTTCCGTTCACCGTGCGTTCCTCCGCGGCCGGATGGCCTACCCTGGCTTCCGGCGAGGCCGAGGGCTCGCGCGGATACGAGCTGTGGCTTCCCCTGTGGGAACGCCCGGCCTTGCTGGCGGAAGTAGCCCACCTCATGGCCGAAGGCCGGGCGCAGGTGGGAGCCAGACCGGCGGCCACCGGGGCCGACTTCGCCCGGGCTGTGGTAGGCCTGGGGGTGGACCGGGGCTTGGCCGGTTTCTGGCGCTTCGCCTTTGTTAGACGGAGCGGCAAGGCCTACATCGCCGCGCCTCTGGGCTATCTGTCGGCAAGTCCCCGCACCAACGTGCACCTGCTGGAAGAGGTCGATCCCTGGCTGGAGCGGCTGCGGTGGCTGAGCCGCAGGCGCGGGGCGCCGGAAAGCCTGCGGCAGGCAGAACGCGCGGTGGATGAGGCGGTGTTCCGGTTCTGCCGTGACGGCCACCCCCGGAGTTTGCAGGGGGTGCTGGCTGCTCTGGCAGGTGCCCAGCGGGCAGTAGCGCAAAACCCCGGTGCCCGCGAGCGGATCCCCCCGCTTCAGGGTCTCGGTCGGCGCTGGTTGGAGGCCTGCGCGGACGGCAGCACGGAGTTCCGGCTGGCGCGGGCGCTGGCCTCCCTGCGCGCGTCCTGGCGGGGGCAAGAGTTGGCGGTTGGCCCCCTGCGGATGTATCTGGAGCCGGTCCGCGTCGATAAGCGCACGGGGCGGTTTGAGTGGCATGTCGACAGCCCCTCCCTAGTGTGGGCGGCGGGAAATACGGTGTCAGGCATGGCGGCCGTGCTCGCGCGCCGCTTGCTGGAGGCGCGACGGGCCGGGATAGGCGGGGCGGCGGCCCTGGAGGCTGCCTGCGACGCTCCCCTGTCGGACGTGCAGCGGTTCCTGGCGGGTGAGGTCAGCGATCGGCGACTTGAGACCCTGGTGCGGGCCTTCCTGCTCCTGGACTGGACCTCCGGGGGCGTGTGGCCGGCGCAGGCAGGCGGGGAGCCTGAAAGGGAGGTGCCGCCGGAGATCAGCCGGCTCTACGCCTTGGTCAAGCTTCTTTTTCATCCCGCACGCCCGCACAAACGTCTCGCGGAAGACGACGGGTGGCCTCTCCTGGCGGAGCCGGATTTGGCCCTGCTTGCCAGGCTCCGGGCCGGGGATGCCGGGGCGGCGGTACGCATCGCGGCCCGGCGGCTCCGCGCCCGCGGGCACACGCTGGTGGGCACCGCCGGTTCGCGCCGGCCCGGACGGGTGCCGCTTCCAGTCTGCCCACCCTCGCTGGCAACCCGCGTGGCGGCCGCCCTGCTGATCCCCGTTTCCGATCGGGCCCTGCGGGGCCTGGCGGAACTCGTGCTGCGAACCCCGGAGGACCGCTCGCGGCTCCGGAGCCCCGGCATCAGTGTATAA